TGTGTATAGCAGCCACCTCCTCAAGCCCAAGTATGCCTAATGAGGAACCAACCTTAGCATCATCCTCAAAGTACTTAACTACACCAGTGTGTATAAGTAACCTACCCTTAAGTCCATTACTCTGTAGGTACTCCTTCAGAGACCCATCTAGGAAGACTGACATATCCGGAATATAGATTTCCCCAGCTGCAAGCATCAAGTACCAGTTAATGCAGACGCGCTGAGGCTTAAAAACTTATGAGTCGCATACGCCTCTTCAAAGGATTATTAAATTAACTACCGAACCCTACGCTTATGTAAAGGACTTACCACCTCAATAATGAAAGCCGCATCACCTCTATAAGGGTCCTCGAAAACTCGCCTTTAAAAGGCTAAGATACGTTATACAGATGGATGCATGGTGTTTAAGGTGTGTTCCCTTTGTTAAGATCCCCACGTTAGGAATTATCATAGGCATTATGAGGGGGATAATGCGTATTAATCATTGTATCACTCAGTCTTTAGGTCACTCATCATTAACTCAAGGCCTGCGTGGTTACATCACTCAGGTTAGGCAATACTGCATAACCTCTTATAGGGTTTTCCGTTTACTTTCCAGTTTAAGATCCTGCATACTTCATTTTTCCTCCTCCTAGCCTGAATTTTACTCCTAATCACAGTGATGGGAAACACTAGCCCCAAGCTTACTTTTTCATTAGTTTCTCTTGAACTCAACATCCTTATTATTTAATGAACCCTATAGTTAATGGGGCTTACATTCTATTGAGAATTCAGCTTTACTTAAGGCCTCACGAAAGCCTAATTAAACTCAATGCAATAGTCCCTAGTGCTGGGTCGGTTTGTTTAAAACCTAGTTTCCCCTCGTCCTCTTAAGGGGGCGTGAATGTGTATTTTGGTTGATGTGGAGGGCATTGATGGTGTTGGTAAATCCACTGTAATTAGGCTTACTGCAGATGAGCTAAGGAGGAGGGGGTACTTAGTTTATGTTACAAGTGAACCAAGTGACTCACCCATTGGCTTATTCATAAGGAAAAACGTGTTGGAAAGCAATCTTGAAGTGGAGCCAACTGCCTTAGCCCTTCTATTTGCAGCGGATAGGGTGGTTCACTACAATAGGGTTATAAGGCCTAAGGTTCAGGAGGGTTACATAGTTATTACTGAGAGGTACGTTGAATCCACGGTGGCGTACCAGGGTTCCCAGGGGGTACCTATTGAGTGGATAATGGAAATTAACTCAACGGTGGCTGAACCGGACCTAGTGATAATACTTAATGCACCATTAAGCACCGTTGCAGGTAGGTTAACTAGTAGGGGGACGCTTGAGTACTTTGAGAGGAACATTAGCTTCCTTAAGAGCGTCCAGGAGACTTACCTTAGGAGAGCTAGGGAGCGTAATTACCCAGTTATTGACGCGTCAAGGTTAATTAAAGATGTTGTTAATGATGTACTTACGCTTATTGAGGATAAGGCCCAGGGTAAGTGCAAGAACAATAATTA
This genomic stretch from Caldivirga sp. harbors:
- the tmk gene encoding dTMP kinase; the protein is MCILVDVEGIDGVGKSTVIRLTADELRRRGYLVYVTSEPSDSPIGLFIRKNVLESNLEVEPTALALLFAADRVVHYNRVIRPKVQEGYIVITERYVESTVAYQGSQGVPIEWIMEINSTVAEPDLVIILNAPLSTVAGRLTSRGTLEYFERNISFLKSVQETYLRRARERNYPVIDASRLIKDVVNDVLTLIEDKAQGKCKNNN